The genomic interval GGCGATCCGGGTCGTCCGGGGCGATCCGGAGCATGGAGCCGATGGCGCCCTCCTCCAGTTCGCGGGCGACGAGCGTGAGGAGTTCCTTGCGGTGGGCGAGCCATTCGAGGCGGGCGTAGAGCTCCTCGCTGGGGCTCGGGCCGCGCTCCACCGGGGCCGGTCCCGCCGCCCACTCCTCGGCCAGCTCGCGCAGCAGCGGGGCGTCACCGCGGCTGTAGGCGGCGTTGACCCGGGTGATGAACTCCTCGCGGCGCTTGCGCTCGTCCTCGTCCTGCGCCAGGTCGGGGTGCGCCTTGCGGGCCAGCTCGCGGTAGAGCTTGCGCGCCTCCTCGCTGGGGCGCACCCGCTGCGGGGGCCGGACCGGCTGGTCCGTCAGCATCGCCGCGGCCTCGGGGAACAGGCCGTCCCCGTCCATCCAGCCGTGGAACAGCTCCTCGACCGCGGGCATCGGCATCACCCGGGCCCGCGCCTCGTCCGCCTTGCGGATGTCCTCGGGGTTGCCGGTGCGTGCGGCCAGGGCCTCGGCGATCCGGGCGTCCAGCTCGTCGAGGCGGGTGTACATCGGGCCGAGCTTCTGGTGGTGCAGCCGCGAGAAGTTCTCGACCTCGATGCGGAAGGTGTCCACCGCGATCTCGTACTCGATCAACGCCTGCTCGGCGGCGCGCACGGCCCGCTCCAGCCGCTCCTCGGGCCGGGGCGCGGCACCGTCGGCGGAGTCGGCCGGGTGGGCGGAATCTGCTGGCTGGGCGGAATCTGCCGGGCCGGAGTCGGACGGGCCGGAGTCGGCCTCGCGGGCGTCGGCCGCACCGCCCTCGGTGCCCTCGCTCACGGAACCGTCACCCGCCACGGCTCCGGCGGCGGACGGCACCTCGGCACCCGTCTGCTCCGGCACCGGTTCACCAACGGGTGCGGACTGGGACTGCTCAGCTTCCGGGGTCGTCACCCGCCCAGCGTAGGCCACGGCCCGACGGGCTATGGGGCATCGGTTGGGCTGGGGCCCTGTGGACCACGGGTGACCTCGCCGACGGTGGGGCATCGGCAGTGCCGGCAGTGCCTTTTGAGCTGCGGGTCAGGTCACCGCCGGTGCGGGTCTCGCCCCGAGGAGAGGACAGGTGATCCGGGGTACCTCGCCGTGATCAGCTCCCCCGCCCGCGACTACAGCGAGCATCCGCACCCGCTCCTCGCTGCCTACTTCCCTTTCCCACCCGCACTTCCCGCTTCCCGCTTCCCGCTGCCTACTTCCCTTTCCCGCCCGCACTTCCCGCTCCCGGCCCCCGGCCCCCAACCGCCTACACCCCCATCTCCGCCGCGATCCGCCCCGCCCGCACCGCCCCCACCAACTCCGCGTGGTCCGCCTCGGTCCGGTCGGCGTAGGCCACGGCGAACGTCGCTATCGCCTCGTCCAACTCATCGTTCTTCCCGCAGTACCCGGCGACCAGGCGCGGGTCGGCGCTGTGGGCGTGGGCACGGGCCAGGAGGGCGCCGGTCATGCGGCCGTAGTCGTCGATCTGGTCGGCGGCGAGGGCGGCCGGGTCGACGCTGCCCTTGCGGTTGCGGAACTGCCGTACTTGGAAGGGGAGTCCGTCGACCGTCGTCCAGCCCAGCAGGATGTCGCTGACGACCTGCATCCGCTTCTGCCCGAGCACCACGCGCCGACCCTCGTGCGCGACGGACGGCGCGTCGAACCCGGCGGTCAACAGGTGCGGCACCAGCGCCGAGGGGCGGGCCTCCTTCACCTGGAGGACGAGCGGTTCGCCGCGGTGGTCCAGGAGCAGCACGACGTACGACCGCGTGCCCACGCTGCCGGTGCCGACGACGCGGAAGGCGACGTCGTGCACCGTGTGCCGGGCGAGCAGCGGGAGGCGGTCCTCGGAGAGCGTGTCCAGATACGCCTCCAGGGACGCCGCCACCGCCGCGGCCTCCGCGTCCGGGATCCGCCGCAGCACCGGCGAGGCGTCGACGAAGCGGCGCCCGCCGTCCTCGGCGGCCTCGGTCGACCTGGCCGCGAACCGTCCGCTGGTGTTGCCCCGCGCCTTCTCGGAGACCCGCTCCAGCGTGCCGAGCAGGTCGCGGGCGTCGGCGTGGGAGACCAACTCCTCGTCGGCGATGGCGTTCCACGCGTCCAGCACCGGGAGCTTGGCCAGCAGCCGCATGGTGCGGCGGTAGGAACCCACCGCGCCGTGCGCCGCCGTACGGCAGGTGTCCTCGTCGGCGCCGGCCTCCCGGCCCGCGAGCACCAGCGAGGCGGCGAGGCGCTTGAGGTCCCACTCCCAGGGGCCGTGCACGGTCTCGTCGAAGTCGTTGAGGTCGATGACCAGGCCGCCGCGGGCGTCGCCGTACAGGCCGAAGTTGGCCGCGTGGGCGTCGCCGCAGATCTGGGCGCCGATCCGGGTCATGGGGGTGCGGGCGAGGTCGTAGGCCATGAGTCCCGCCGAACCGCGCAGGAACGCGAAGGGCGTGGCCGCCATCCTGCCCACGCGTATCGGCGTGAGCCCGGGGATGCGGCCGCGGCCGGACTCCTCGACCGTGGTCACCGCGTCGGGGCGGGAACCGTCCAGGTCGAAAGCGGCGTGCGCGCTGCGCGGAACGCTCGCCCGCAGCGCCTTCCCCTCTTCTTTGGGCGACCCCTCCACGGGCCAGGTGGCGAACCCCCGCACCCCGGGCAGCCTGCGCCCCACACCGATACCGGCCTCGGTCATACCGACCGCCTCCCCCGTACACACACCCACGCTCACACGTGCGCTCGTCCGAACATCAACTCGCGACGACCGTACAACCGGTGGCGAAAACACGTCAGACCCTGTGGACAACTCGGCGGCTGTGGAAAACCCGTGCCGAAGGGTGCCTTGCCGCTGCGAAGGACGCCTCACCGGAGCCGAAGGTTGCCTCACCGGAGCCGATCAAGGCCTCAGCGATGTCGTCGAAAGCCGCAGGGAGCCGTCGAAGCACCAGCGATCGGCACCCCTGCCCAACCCGGCGCCTGTCCCGCCCCACCCCGAACGGCCTACCTCGGCTTACCGCGCCCCACACCGGCCTAGCACCCGCCCGACTGCCACCCCTCGCGCAGATGCACCTGCGCCCACGCGCCGAGTTCCCGAAGTGCCGGTCCCAGCGCCTTGCCCGACTCCGTCAGCCGGTACGAGACGCGCAGCGGCGGGCCCTCGTCGACCTCGCGGACGAGCAGCCCGGCGGCGCCGAGTTCCGTGAGCCGGTCGGAGAGCATGCGTTCGCTGATGCCCGGGATCGCCCGGCGCAGGTCGGCGAAGTGGACGGGCTGCGCCATCAGGACGGCCACGATCGGCCCGGTCCAGCGCTTTCCGAACAGTTGGAAGACACGGGTGATGCCGTCGTCGACCTTCTTGCACTGCTCCGTGCCGTGACTCTGCTCGACCGCCATGCCCTCAGGGTACTGCCCTCCCGTACGGGGATGAAAAAAAGTAAGTACCTGTGTTATTCATAGTCGAGTACGAAAACTTAGCTACTGAACATCGCGACGGGACCGCTGCGCCCAGCACGCGCCCGGCACCCGCTCGACACTTCGCTCGACACCTCTTGGAGACCCCCATGGCCACGCTCCTGCACATCGACTCGTCCGTGTTCCCCGCCGGCGCCAGCGCCTCCCGTGCCGTAGCCGACGCGTTCCGCACGTCCTGGGAGGAACAGCACCCGGAGGGCACGGTGATCCACCGCGACCTCGCCGCGAACCCCGTCCCGCACATCACCGTCGACGCCCACACCGCCGGCTTCGCCGACCCGGCCACGCACACGCCCGAGCAGGCGGCTGCCTTCGCCGAGCGCGTGCAGCTCATAGAGGAGCTGGAGCAGGCGGACGCGGTGCTGATCGGCGCCCCGATGTACAACGCCACGATCCCCTCGACCCTGAAGGCGTGGCTGGACAACGTGATCCTGATGGGCCGCACCGCGGGCACCGAGGACTCGAAGGTGAAGGGCATCCCGACCGTCGTGATCGCCAGCCGCGGCGGCGCCTACGGTCCCGGCACCCCGCGCGAGGGCTACGACTACGTCCAGAACTACCTGAAGGCGGTCCTCGTCGACGCCCTCGGCCTGGACGCCGAGTTCATCGTCCCGGAGCTGACCATGGCCCCGCAGAACCCGGCGATGGCCGACCTGGTCCCGCTCTACGAGGCGTCCCGCGAGCGCGCCCTCGGCGACGCGGCCACCAAGGCCAAGGCCCTGGCGGAACGCCTCGCGGCCTGACCCACCACCTGGCCTCGATCTCTTCCTCCGCCTCCACCTCGCCGCCGCCTCGCCTCCGCCTCCGCCTCAGGTGAGAACAACGTGTGATTGTCCTCACCTGAGGCGGCGATCACCGGGGCGTCACGGAAGCTGGCGCCGGGATGGTTTCCCGAACTGCCGCGACACGGCGGCACGGGGTTACGGGGGATACGGGGATGCGGCGACACCATGCCGGAGCTCACTCGCTCCCCTTGCCCCTCTTCCCCATCCAGGACCGGCAGATCCAACGGGCCAGCGCCCCCACCAGAACGGCGACGACGATCGCCCCCCAGTCGATGACGTGCGGAAGCCCGGGCCAGAAGGCGAAGAAGGCGAGCGTCACCACAAGGCCCGCCACAAATGCGGCGATCCCGGCCGACCGCCGTCGCACCTCCGAGGACTGCTCGCGCCCCTGCTGCTGATCGATCATGAACGGCTCACTTCGTGATGTGGTGGCACTGACTCACCCGCCGCACCCCGTTGACATGGAGATGCGCGCACGCCTTCCCATAACGAGGCAACGTCTGCGGGGAGTTGTTCCTCATCGGGTCGATCTTGCACTCGGGGTGCGTTCGCCCTCGGGACGTCCGATAGGTCCTGTTGTTGGTGTCGGCATACGTGAAGTCGATACGCCAGTTGCAGAACCCGCTGCTCAGCGCGCCAACGAAGGCGCAGTCGACCCCCGCGTTCTGGTAGGTGATCCTCTTCCCGCCGCCTCGGACGATGTGCGTGAACAGGCACCCGGTCGGAATCCTCACCGTCATGCCGCCGACGCTGTACTCGAAGGTCCGGACAGGAGCCGACCCGACAGCACCGGCCTGAGCCACCGAGGAACTCGTCAGCACGAGAGCACACGCGGCGGCAAGAGCCGTGAAAAACCTGGATCGATACAGCGCGACCATGAACAATCCCCTTCCGGCGGAGCATCTCTTCCGACCGGAATGAACTCCGTCGCCGCGATCATGTTTCTGGCCGATGGGATGGTTCACCGACTTGAGTGATCAAGAGATAGCGCGCTGACCTGGTGATTCGTTTCCGCGACCCACTCGTAGAGCCGCAGGTCGGTCACCTCGGACAGAACCGATCCCGACGAGTGAGACAGCCCACACTTCGACAACCCATCGAAGATCAACACCCCCGGAGCCGACGCCTCACCAACCGCCCCGCGACCGCTCGTGTAAGCACGATCACATTGCGCCCGGCCTCCCCCGGCACAGCGCGAAACAGGCTCACCGGGAACACGAAGAAGCCCCCCAGGTCCGAGACCTGAGGGGCTTCTGTCTGTGCGCGAGGGGGGAGTTGAACCCCCACGCCCTTTCGGGCACTGGAACCTGAATCCAGCGCGTCTGCCTATTCCGCCACCCGCGCATTGGGTGTGTCCTCAGGCCCTTCACCCCAGGGGGCTGGCGCCTTCCGACATGCAGAAGATTAGCACGGTGCACGGGGTGGATTCACATCCCTTTCCCCTGAGCAGGACCCCCCGTTCCCCCGGGCCGGACGCCCCGCGCGAGGCCCCCATCAGCGGTCACCGCCTCGCACCCACCCGTCCCGCCGACCCCCCTCACCCCCTCCGACCTCCCCCTCCGAACACCCCCCACCCCCCGCCACGTATCAACCCACGTATCAACGTGGACCGGTTCACGTATCAACCTCGTACCGGTAACCGCCATCTCCCCAGGAGGCGGGCAAGGTCCACAGTCAGGTGCGGGACACTTGTCTGCGGCCCCCTCTACGATCCTGGGCAGGAGTACTGACAGGAGTAGTGGCAGAAGGAGTTCGACCGGGCCGACAAGGGGGAACCAGCCGATTTACCGGCGCGTGGATACGATCAGTAAGCAGTACCAAGGCAGTCGGCACGACAATCACCACCACAGACACGACGACAGACACCACGGCAGCCGGCACGGCGGTCGGTACGACAGCCAGTGCGGCAACGACGGAGGAGGTGCCCCATGGGAGTCCTGAAGAAGTTCGAGCAACGCCTCGAAGGTCTGGTCAACGGCACCTTCGCCAAGGTGTTCAAGTCCGAGGTCCAGCCCGTCGAGATCGCCGGCGCGCTCCAGCGGGAGTGCGACAACAACGCGACGATCTGGAACCGCGACCGGACCGTCGTACCCAACGACTTCATCGTGGAGCTGAGCACGCCGGACTTCGAGCGGCTCAGCCCCTACTCCGGCCAGCTCGGTGACGAGCTCGCCGGCATGGTGCGCGACTACGCCAAGCAGCAGCGCTACACCTTCATGGGAACCATCAAGGTCCACCTGGAGAAGGCGGACGACCTCGACACCGGTCTGTACCGGGTGCGCAGCCGTACGCTCGCCTCCTCCGCCAACCAGCAGGCTCCCGGCACCCCCGCTCCGGCGGCACCGCCGACGGCGGGACGGCCCGGCGGCTACGGCTATCCGCCCGCCGCCGCGCCCGCGAGCGCCCCGCCGCCCATGCCCGCCGCACCGCCGCCCGGCGGCCGCGGCTCGGCGCCGTACCTCCAGCCCGCGCCCGCCGCCCCGGCGGCCGGTGTGCGGATGCGGTACTGGGTGGAGATCAACGGCGCCCGCCATCAGATCTCCCGCTCGACGCTGGTGATGGGCCGCAGCACCGAGGCCGACGTGCGGATCGACGACCCCGGCGTATCCCGCCGGCACTGTGAGATCCGGACCGGAACGCCCTCGGTGATCCAGGATCTCGGGTCCACCAACGGCATCGTGGTGGACGGGCAGCACACCACCCGCGCTACGCTCCGCGACGGCTCGCGGATCGTCGTGGGCAGCACCACCATCATTTACCGGCAAGCCGAAGGGTGAAGCGGGGGCAATGTCAGAGCTGACCCTCACGGTCATGCGGCTGGGTTTCCTGGCCGTACTGTGGCTGTTCGTGATCGTGGCCGTGCAGGTCATCCGCAGCGACCTGTTCGGAACGCGTGTCACACAGCGCGGCTCGCGACGGGAAGCCGGACGACCGCAGCAGCAGGCCGCCCGGCAGGCGGCGCCTCCGCAACAGCGCCAGCAGCAGCCGAGCGGGGGCGGCCGGCGGGGCCGTAACGCCCCTTCAAAACTGGTCGTCAGTGAGGGAATCCTCACCGGCACCACCGTCGCGCTCCAGGGCCAGACCATCACCCTGGGCCGGGCGCACGATTCGACGATCGTGCTGGACGACGACTACGCGTCCAGCCGTCATGCCAGGATCTACCCGGACCGCGACGGCCAGTGGATCGTCGAGGACCTCGGATCCACGAACGGCACGTACCTGGACCGGTCCCGGCTGACGACCCCCACACCGATTCCGCTGGGCGCGCCGATCCGCATCGGCAAGACCGTCATCGAGCTGCGGAAGTAGTACGAAAATGAGCGAGCGGAGCGAGCACGCAGCGGCGGACCGCCTGGCGGACC from Streptomyces sp. NBC_01288 carries:
- a CDS encoding FMN-dependent NADH-azoreductase, with translation MATLLHIDSSVFPAGASASRAVADAFRTSWEEQHPEGTVIHRDLAANPVPHITVDAHTAGFADPATHTPEQAAAFAERVQLIEELEQADAVLIGAPMYNATIPSTLKAWLDNVILMGRTAGTEDSKVKGIPTVVIASRGGAYGPGTPREGYDYVQNYLKAVLVDALGLDAEFIVPELTMAPQNPAMADLVPLYEASRERALGDAATKAKALAERLAA
- a CDS encoding DUF2252 domain-containing protein gives rise to the protein MTEAGIGVGRRLPGVRGFATWPVEGSPKEEGKALRASVPRSAHAAFDLDGSRPDAVTTVEESGRGRIPGLTPIRVGRMAATPFAFLRGSAGLMAYDLARTPMTRIGAQICGDAHAANFGLYGDARGGLVIDLNDFDETVHGPWEWDLKRLAASLVLAGREAGADEDTCRTAAHGAVGSYRRTMRLLAKLPVLDAWNAIADEELVSHADARDLLGTLERVSEKARGNTSGRFAARSTEAAEDGGRRFVDASPVLRRIPDAEAAAVAASLEAYLDTLSEDRLPLLARHTVHDVAFRVVGTGSVGTRSYVVLLLDHRGEPLVLQVKEARPSALVPHLLTAGFDAPSVAHEGRRVVLGQKRMQVVSDILLGWTTVDGLPFQVRQFRNRKGSVDPAALAADQIDDYGRMTGALLARAHAHSADPRLVAGYCGKNDELDEAIATFAVAYADRTEADHAELVGAVRAGRIAAEMGV
- a CDS encoding DUF3662 and FHA domain-containing protein is translated as MGVLKKFEQRLEGLVNGTFAKVFKSEVQPVEIAGALQRECDNNATIWNRDRTVVPNDFIVELSTPDFERLSPYSGQLGDELAGMVRDYAKQQRYTFMGTIKVHLEKADDLDTGLYRVRSRTLASSANQQAPGTPAPAAPPTAGRPGGYGYPPAAAPASAPPPMPAAPPPGGRGSAPYLQPAPAAPAAGVRMRYWVEINGARHQISRSTLVMGRSTEADVRIDDPGVSRRHCEIRTGTPSVIQDLGSTNGIVVDGQHTTRATLRDGSRIVVGSTTIIYRQAEG
- a CDS encoding winged helix-turn-helix transcriptional regulator; translated protein: MAVEQSHGTEQCKKVDDGITRVFQLFGKRWTGPIVAVLMAQPVHFADLRRAIPGISERMLSDRLTELGAAGLLVREVDEGPPLRVSYRLTESGKALGPALRELGAWAQVHLREGWQSGGC
- a CDS encoding FHA domain-containing protein FhaB/FipA, whose translation is MSELTLTVMRLGFLAVLWLFVIVAVQVIRSDLFGTRVTQRGSRREAGRPQQQAARQAAPPQQRQQQPSGGGRRGRNAPSKLVVSEGILTGTTVALQGQTITLGRAHDSTIVLDDDYASSRHARIYPDRDGQWIVEDLGSTNGTYLDRSRLTTPTPIPLGAPIRIGKTVIELRK